The segment TTCCAATATTTATCGTGTCGGTTGAAACGGGTTTTTGTTCAAGTATTGATGATAATGCTGCGGCCAGTAGTTCTTCCTCCTGCAAAGGATTTGAAGAGAGAACTTCCGGCTTGAAATAGTTTTCAACAAACTTGGTATCGAATTGCCCGCTTCGGAAAGCAGGGTGCTGCATAACATACCGGCAAAAGCCTAATGTGGTTTCAAGTCCGGTTATCTCATATTCATCAATAGCTCGTATCATTTTGTCCATGGCCAGCTCGCGGGTTTCGGCATGGCAAATCAGTTTGGCAATCATGGGGTCGTAGTAGAATGGGATTGCCATGCCTTGCTCAAAACCATCATCCACGCGTATACCATTGCCTTGCGGCCGCTGGTAAGTTTTTAATGTTCCGATATCCGGCAGAAAATTATTGGTAGGGTCTTCTGCATAAACGCGCACTTCAACGGCATGCCCATGCATGGTCAGGTCACCTTGTTTAAAGGGGAGTTTATTTCCTTCGGCAATACTGAGTTGAAGTTTTACCAGGTCAATGCCGGTAATCATTTCTGTTACCGGATGTTCCACCTGTAGCCGCGTATTCATTTCGAGAAAATAAAAATTCAGTTTTTCATCCATAATGAATTCAACCGTTCCTGCACCATAATAATCACACGACTTGGCTACGTTTACAGCAGCCTCGCCCATCGCCTTACGGATTTCGGGTGTTAAAATCGAAGACGGGGCTTCCTCTACTACTTTTTGATGCCTTCGCTGGATGGAACATTCCCGCTCAAACAGGTGCACAACATTACCCTGCTTATCGCCAAATATCTGAAACTCGATGTGCCGTGGCTGGGTAATGTATTTTTCAATGAAAACGGATCCGTCACCAAACGATGAGGTTGCTTCGCTTACTGCGCGGTCCATTTGCTCCACGAAATCCTCCTCACGGTCAACAATGCGCATACCTTTTCCGCCACCACCTGCCGCTGCTTTAATTAAAATCGGGTAGCCAACTTCCTTTGCAATTTTCTTTGCTTTATCTACATCACCAATCGGCTCGGCCGTACCGGGCACCAGGGGTACTTTAAATTTTGAAACCGCTTCTTTGGCGGCCAGTTTATTTCCCATAACCTCAATAGACTTGGGCGATGGGCCAACAAAGATCAGCCCGGCATCTTCTACCTGCTGGGCAAAGTCCTCATTTTCCGACAGAAACCCATAGCCGGGATGGATTGCATCCGCCTGGGTTTCCCGCGCAGCCTCAAGCAGTTTATCGATGCGCAAATACGATTCGTTTGAGGGAGGAGGACCTATGCAAACCGCTTCATCTGCAAACCTTACATGCAAAGCCTGGCGGTCGGCCTCGCTATAAACGGCAACTGTTTTAATGCCCAGCTCGCGGGCGCTGCGCATAATCCTTAAGGCAATTTCACCACGGTTGGCAACCAGTAATTTCTTGATCTTCGTCATTCAAAAAGGCTTAAAATACAATGCTAATCAATAATTGCCGTTAGGCCAACCCGAAAGAGTGGTGCAGCCAAAGCCCAACTTAATCACTTGTTCCTGAGCTTTTTTCGTTATTTTTGCCGCAATTTTTAACCAAGAACACGCAATGGTCGATTTATTTGAAAAGCTTAAGATGGAGGCTGGTCCGCTGGCCAAATATTCACATTTACCTGACGATTATTTCTTTTTCCCCAAGCTGGAGGGCGACATCGGCCCACATATGAAGTTTAACGGTAAGGAAGTATTGAACTGGAGTTTGAACAATTACCTCGGGCTGGCTAACCACCCCGAAGTGCGCAAGGTGGATGCCGAAGCAGCGGCCCAGTATGGAATGGGTCACCCGATGGGCGCCCGTATGATGTCGGGTAATTCGGTGCACCACATTGCTCTGGAGAAGCAATTGGCCGAGTTTATTGGTAAACAGGATGTGATGTTGCTCAACTATGGCTACCAGGGTGTGGTATCCATTATTGATGCCATTGTTGACCGTAAAGATGTGATCGTGTACGATGCTGAATCTCACGCCTGTATTATTGACGGTGTTCGCCTGCATATGGGCAAGCGCTTTGTGTACCAGCATAACGATATGGAAAGCCTGGACAAGCAATTGCAGCGTGCCACCAAACTGGCCACTGAAACTGGGGGAGGTATTCTGGTTATCACCGAGGGTGTTTTTGGTATGTCGGGTAAGCAGGGTAACCTGAAAGGTGTTGTTGAGCTTAAGAAGAAATATAATTTCAGACTATTTGTTGATGATGCACACGGCTTCGGAACTATGGGTAAAACCGGTGCCGGAACAGGCGAGGAGCAAGGCGTACAAGATCAGATTGACTTGTATTTTTCAACCTTTGCCAAATCAATGGCGAGCATAGGCGCCTTTGTGGGAGGCGATGCTCGCATTATCAAGTTTTTGCGTTACTCCATGCGTTCGCAGATCTACGCCAAGAGCTTGCCTATGCCATTGGTGATTGGTGCCATTAAACGATTGGAGTTGTTGCGTACCCGCCCCGAACTAAAGGATAACCTTTGGAAGATTGTAAACGCCATGCAAAATGGGTTAAAAGAGCGTGGCTTTAACATTGGGACCACCACTTCTCCGGTTACCCCGGTACTCTTTAAAGGCGGTGTTGGCGAGGCGGCCAACATGGCCATGGACCTGCGTGAAAATTTTAATATTTTTTGTTCGGTAGTTATCTATCCCGTTGTGCCTAAGGATGTTATCATGTTCCGGATAATCCCCACCGCAGCCCACACCATGGAAGATGTGGAGCGCACCTTAAAGGCCTTTTCGGTGCTAAAGGACAAGTTGGATAGCGGTTTTTACCGAAACGAAGAACTGGTTGCCGTAACTAAGGTTTAATAAAAAAATGCCTTTTTGGGTTGATTTTTAAGGTTTTTCTTTAAATTGGCATTAGAAATCAAACATTTTTAATCTTAAACAATAGAAAAATGCAAAAATTCAACGACCTCAAAAACCTCATTGCTTCATTGGAAGGCGATGCTGACAAGTTCTATGCAAAGGGCAACAGCGCTGCAGGTACGCGTCTACGGAAAGGCATGCAGGAATTGAAAAACCTGGCCCAGCAAATCAGGTCTGAGGTTCAGGATCTAAAGAATAAAGCTTAGTAACCTGGTTACTTTGTAAAGATTGTTGGAAAGGATAACCCTATGGTTATCCTTTTCTGTTTTTAAGGCCAGGTTTACACTCTCGTTTAAAATTGGTTTACCCAAAGCGTAAATTTCCCAATTCCGCCTGAAAGCTCCCTTAGTTAGTCACGTTCGATAGCGTTGATATGCAGGTGAGATTGTTACCCTTTTCTGAGCTCAGCATATGCTGCACTTATTTTTTGCTGGAGCCCGCGCGAAGCCGGCAACAAAGGCATACGTACATAGTTTTCACAAATTCCTATTTCCTTCAGCAATTGTTTCACACCAACAGGATTGGCCTCTTCGTACATGGGGCCGTTGATCTCCAGCAAGGAAAACTGGTGCTGACTGGCTTTTGCATAGTTACCGGCAAAGGCGAATTCTTTCATTTTCTTGAAGGGGATGGGCAAGGCATTGGCCAAAACAGAGATCACGCCTTTGCCACCAATCGCGTAGAGCGGAACAGTTAACAAATCATCTCCTGATATCAGCAAGAAATCCTGCGGCATCGATTTGGCAATGCGCATACACTGCTCCAGGTTGCCCGAGGCTTCCTTTACACCAATTATTTTTTTATGTCTTGCTAGCCGAAGGGTTGTTTCCGCAGTAATATTCGATGCGGTTCTTCCGGGAACATTGTACAGTATTATTGGAAGAGGTGAAGCATCAGCAATCATACTAAAATGCTGGTAAATTCCTTCTTGCGAGGGCTTGTTGTAATACGGACTTACCGAAAGGATGGCATCAACGCCTTTTAAATCGGTGCTGCGAATCGTATCCAATACAGCCTGCGTGTTATTGCCACCAATGCCATACACGATAGGAAGTTTAGCGGTATTGCTCTTCTTCACAAAGTTCAGCACTTCCTGCTTTTCAGCAGATGAA is part of the Cyclobacteriaceae bacterium genome and harbors:
- a CDS encoding histone H1, whose protein sequence is MQKFNDLKNLIASLEGDADKFYAKGNSAAGTRLRKGMQELKNLAQQIRSEVQDLKNKA
- the accC gene encoding acetyl-CoA carboxylase biotin carboxylase subunit; translated protein: MTKIKKLLVANRGEIALRIMRSARELGIKTVAVYSEADRQALHVRFADEAVCIGPPPSNESYLRIDKLLEAARETQADAIHPGYGFLSENEDFAQQVEDAGLIFVGPSPKSIEVMGNKLAAKEAVSKFKVPLVPGTAEPIGDVDKAKKIAKEVGYPILIKAAAGGGGKGMRIVDREEDFVEQMDRAVSEATSSFGDGSVFIEKYITQPRHIEFQIFGDKQGNVVHLFERECSIQRRHQKVVEEAPSSILTPEIRKAMGEAAVNVAKSCDYYGAGTVEFIMDEKLNFYFLEMNTRLQVEHPVTEMITGIDLVKLQLSIAEGNKLPFKQGDLTMHGHAVEVRVYAEDPTNNFLPDIGTLKTYQRPQGNGIRVDDGFEQGMAIPFYYDPMIAKLICHAETRELAMDKMIRAIDEYEITGLETTLGFCRYVMQHPAFRSGQFDTKFVENYFKPEVLSSNPLQEEELLAAALSSILEQKPVSTDTINIGNGSVSKWKKNRL
- the dapA gene encoding 4-hydroxy-tetrahydrodipicolinate synthase; translation: MKKLYGTGVALVTPFDSTGAIDYKSLKKLLTHTAKGVDYYVVMGTTGESVTVSSAEKQEVLNFVKKSNTAKLPIVYGIGGNNTQAVLDTIRSTDLKGVDAILSVSPYYNKPSQEGIYQHFSMIADASPLPIILYNVPGRTASNITAETTLRLARHKKIIGVKEASGNLEQCMRIAKSMPQDFLLISGDDLLTVPLYAIGGKGVISVLANALPIPFKKMKEFAFAGNYAKASQHQFSLLEINGPMYEEANPVGVKQLLKEIGICENYVRMPLLPASRGLQQKISAAYAELRKG
- a CDS encoding aminotransferase class I/II-fold pyridoxal phosphate-dependent enzyme; the encoded protein is MVDLFEKLKMEAGPLAKYSHLPDDYFFFPKLEGDIGPHMKFNGKEVLNWSLNNYLGLANHPEVRKVDAEAAAQYGMGHPMGARMMSGNSVHHIALEKQLAEFIGKQDVMLLNYGYQGVVSIIDAIVDRKDVIVYDAESHACIIDGVRLHMGKRFVYQHNDMESLDKQLQRATKLATETGGGILVITEGVFGMSGKQGNLKGVVELKKKYNFRLFVDDAHGFGTMGKTGAGTGEEQGVQDQIDLYFSTFAKSMASIGAFVGGDARIIKFLRYSMRSQIYAKSLPMPLVIGAIKRLELLRTRPELKDNLWKIVNAMQNGLKERGFNIGTTTSPVTPVLFKGGVGEAANMAMDLRENFNIFCSVVIYPVVPKDVIMFRIIPTAAHTMEDVERTLKAFSVLKDKLDSGFYRNEELVAVTKV